A single Muntiacus reevesi chromosome 9, mMunRee1.1, whole genome shotgun sequence DNA region contains:
- the C9H11orf96 gene encoding uncharacterized protein C11orf96 homolog, protein MAAAKPGELMGICSSYQAVMPHFVCLADEFPQPMRPAKLSKGKGRLRRPRQSRFKTQPVTFDEIQEVEEEGASPMEEEKAKKSFLQSLECLRRSTQSLSLQREPLSGCKLRNSLDSSDSDSAL, encoded by the coding sequence ATGGCGGCCGCCAAGCCCGGCGAGCTGATGGGCATCTGCTCCAGTTACCAGGCGGTGATGCCGCACTTCGTGTGCCTGGCCGACGAGTTCCCGCAGCCCATGCGGCCCGCCAAGCTGTCCAAGGGCAAGGGCCGGCTGCGGCGGCCCCGCCAGTCCCGTTTCAAGACGCAGCCGGTGACCTTCGACGAGAtccaggaggtggaggaggagggggcgtccccgatggaggaggagaaggccaAGAAGTCGTTCCTGCAGAGCCTTGAGTGCCTGCGCCGCAGCACGCAGAGCCTGTCGCTGCAGAGGGAGCCGCTCAGCGGCTGCAAACTGAGGAACAGCCTGGACTCCAGCGACTCCGACTCGGCCCTGTGA